Proteins found in one Peptostreptococcaceae bacterium genomic segment:
- a CDS encoding sulfite exporter TauE/SafE family protein, which produces MNFLHITIILLAGTCAGFLNTLAGGGSLITMPILIFMGLPSAVANGTNRIALLFQNTTATYNFKRKGYFDWRLVLMLSAPAILGAALGSSIAVDIPDHIFNRLLAGVMIMVLMLILFKPKTKQKEIVGPMTFKRKMVAIVIFFFVGLYGGIVQAGVGFIIIASLTWITGSDLVRINSIKVFIVAIYTFFALVVFATNGKVDLILGLTLAVGNSLGAWIGSNFAVKKGDRWIRMILAFAVVGMAIKLVFTS; this is translated from the coding sequence ATGAATTTTTTACATATAACAATAATTCTATTGGCGGGAACCTGCGCCGGTTTTTTGAATACTCTGGCAGGGGGAGGATCGCTTATAACCATGCCGATCTTAATTTTCATGGGATTGCCTTCTGCCGTAGCCAATGGGACAAACAGGATCGCGCTTTTGTTCCAAAACACTACCGCAACATATAACTTCAAGCGCAAGGGGTATTTTGACTGGCGACTCGTTCTTATGCTGTCAGCTCCGGCCATATTGGGAGCCGCCTTAGGGTCAAGCATAGCCGTAGACATACCCGACCATATATTCAATCGCCTGCTTGCAGGTGTAATGATCATGGTTCTCATGCTTATTCTGTTCAAACCCAAGACCAAGCAAAAGGAAATCGTTGGTCCGATGACATTTAAGCGAAAAATGGTTGCCATAGTCATTTTTTTCTTTGTGGGCCTTTACGGAGGAATCGTGCAGGCCGGTGTCGGCTTCATCATAATCGCATCACTCACATGGATAACCGGCTCCGATCTTGTTAGAATCAACAGCATAAAGGTATTTATTGTAGCCATTTATACATTTTTTGCTCTAGTTGTCTTCGCCACAAATGGAAAGGTCGATTTGATTCTCGGCCTTACATTGGCCGTAGGAAACAGCCTTGGCGCCTGGATTGGAAGCAATTTCGCCGTAAAAAAAGGCGATCGCTGGATTCGAATGATCCTTGCGTTCGCCGTTGTTGGAATGGCCATCAAGCTGGTATTCACTTCCTGA
- a CDS encoding TIGR01906 family membrane protein produces the protein MERLLERSLTIVVALLLPVVLMLTSLEITAFDENFYASKHEEFNITEVVETDSAELGRISAKIIDYLRNRTDSLEMKAEIGGESVEVFGEREKLHMVDVKKLFMAGFYLRNVFLAFVILALFILYSMDGKKIEKPGRAVLASGFTVMIVTIALVAMILTDFQRYFIGFHKIFFNNDLWMLNPQTDVLIQMLPLEFFIDIMKRTMYAFLIQYALLMGIAFAAIRRFKGIRK, from the coding sequence ATGGAAAGGTTGCTTGAAAGAAGTTTGACAATTGTGGTGGCACTGTTGCTACCCGTGGTTTTAATGCTTACGAGCCTCGAAATAACAGCTTTCGACGAAAATTTCTATGCCTCAAAGCATGAGGAATTTAATATAACGGAAGTTGTTGAAACCGATTCAGCGGAGCTTGGACGAATAAGCGCTAAAATCATCGATTACCTTAGAAATAGAACCGATTCATTAGAAATGAAGGCGGAAATTGGTGGAGAAAGCGTGGAGGTCTTTGGAGAACGGGAAAAATTGCATATGGTAGATGTAAAGAAACTCTTTATGGCAGGTTTCTATCTGCGGAATGTTTTTTTGGCCTTTGTAATTTTGGCATTGTTTATTCTTTATTCAATGGATGGTAAAAAAATTGAAAAGCCCGGGAGGGCAGTACTCGCCTCGGGCTTCACTGTGATGATTGTAACGATTGCTTTGGTGGCCATGATCTTGACCGATTTCCAAAGGTATTTTATCGGTTTTCATAAGATCTTCTTTAACAACGATTTATGGATGCTCAATCCGCAGACGGATGTCTTAATACAGATGCTTCCTCTTGAATTTTTTATAGACATAATGAAACGCACTATGTATGCATTCTTGATTCAATATGCATTGCTCATGGGGATTGCCTTTGCAGCAATAAGGCGATTCAAGGGAATCAGGAAGTGA
- a CDS encoding glycerate kinase: MNEYVIIAAPDSFKGSARSVDICDIIEKAALNEKKVRVVKIPLADGGEGTVEAYIAAAGGQKVKCIVTGPDFDLVEAFYGILPDGTAVIEMAQASGLSLTRIKNPLHTTTLGTGELIRDALDRGCRRFIIGIGGSATNDGGIGMAGVLGALFLDENGKFVEPTGEGLGKITEVDLENMDYRIRDSEILVACDVNNPLVGKMGAAYIYGPQKGADSIIIKRLDENLVNFAAAVSNATGKRLENIPGAGAAGGLGYGLMVFLGAKLESGIDLILEASGFDDKLDQADLVITGEGRLDEQSLMGKAISGIASRCQKKNVPVVALAGIVSVDRNQLKKSGITAAFSIQKEATDLKTAIERTNDNLLFSSEQIIHLMVGLKDKK, encoded by the coding sequence ATGAATGAATATGTGATAATTGCAGCGCCGGATTCTTTCAAGGGTAGTGCGAGGTCGGTGGACATTTGTGACATAATCGAAAAAGCGGCTTTAAATGAAAAAAAAGTCCGCGTTGTAAAGATTCCCTTGGCGGATGGTGGAGAGGGAACGGTTGAGGCTTATATAGCGGCAGCGGGAGGACAAAAGGTCAAATGCATAGTGACCGGCCCGGATTTTGATTTGGTGGAAGCCTTCTACGGTATACTGCCAGACGGGACAGCCGTGATAGAAATGGCGCAGGCCTCGGGACTATCTCTTACGAGGATAAAAAACCCGCTTCATACAACGACCCTCGGAACGGGCGAACTGATAAGGGACGCGCTTGACAGGGGATGCAGAAGATTTATAATAGGCATCGGAGGCAGCGCAACAAACGATGGAGGCATCGGTATGGCCGGTGTTCTCGGTGCTTTGTTTCTTGACGAAAATGGCAAATTCGTTGAACCCACAGGAGAAGGACTCGGGAAAATCACAGAGGTAGACCTTGAAAATATGGACTATCGCATCAGGGATTCCGAGATTCTTGTGGCATGTGATGTAAACAATCCTCTTGTAGGGAAAATGGGTGCTGCGTACATCTATGGCCCTCAAAAGGGAGCGGATTCCATCATAATTAAAAGACTAGATGAAAACCTCGTAAATTTTGCGGCCGCAGTTTCAAATGCGACAGGGAAAAGGCTTGAAAATATACCCGGAGCGGGAGCGGCCGGAGGTCTGGGGTATGGTTTGATGGTGTTTTTAGGCGCAAAACTGGAAAGCGGAATCGACTTGATTCTTGAGGCTTCGGGTTTTGATGACAAACTTGATCAAGCCGACCTTGTCATAACAGGGGAAGGAAGGCTTGACGAACAAAGCCTTATGGGTAAAGCCATCTCTGGAATTGCTTCGAGGTGTCAAAAGAAAAATGTTCCGGTTGTAGCCTTGGCGGGAATAGTGTCGGTCGATAGGAATCAATTAAAAAAAAGCGGAATAACAGCCGCTTTTTCGATACAAAAGGAAGCGACGGATTTAAAAACGGCAATTGAGAGGACGAATGATAATTTGCTTTTTTCATCCGAGCAGATTATACATCTCATGGTGGGATTAAAAGACAAAAAATAA
- a CDS encoding Fe-S-containing hydro-lyase produces MNPIKKIEMPLTYKKVKELRAGDMVEITGVIYTGRDAAHKRLCDTLANGGNMPFDLTDSVIYYVGPAPAKPGNVIGSAGPTTSYRMDDLTVPLLESGLRGMIGKGVRSGEVIEAMIRTGAVYFAAIGGAGALISDTIKEAEVIAYGDLGTEAVRRLRVEKFPATVVIDSYGNNIYETEREKYRR; encoded by the coding sequence ATGAATCCTATAAAAAAAATAGAGATGCCATTGACCTACAAAAAGGTCAAGGAGCTTAGAGCTGGAGACATGGTTGAAATAACCGGAGTCATATATACAGGAAGGGATGCGGCCCACAAGAGGCTCTGCGATACCCTTGCAAATGGAGGGAATATGCCCTTTGACCTTACGGATTCGGTCATCTACTATGTCGGACCGGCGCCTGCCAAACCAGGAAATGTAATAGGATCTGCAGGGCCTACTACAAGCTACAGGATGGACGATTTGACAGTGCCTCTCCTTGAGAGCGGTCTAAGGGGAATGATAGGCAAGGGCGTTCGTTCCGGTGAAGTAATAGAAGCAATGATTAGGACCGGAGCCGTATATTTTGCGGCAATCGGCGGAGCGGGAGCTCTTATTTCTGACACAATAAAAGAAGCAGAAGTGATTGCCTACGGGGATTTGGGAACAGAGGCTGTGCGAAGGCTTAGAGTGGAAAAATTTCCTGCAACAGTTGTCATCGATTCATACGGAAATAACATCTACGAGACGGAAAGAGAAAAATATAGAAGATAA
- a CDS encoding fumarate hydratase translates to MRELNVKEIEDAVREMCISSNYNLPADIYKKLSESVDNEESAIGKGILKNILINADLAKKNRVPICQDTGMAILFIEIGQEVCLLGGDFEEAVNEGVRKGYSEGYLRKSIVRDPLLRDNTGDNTPAVIHLKIVPGDRVKIVVAPKGFGSENMSRIKMLKPSDGMKGVEDFVLQAVSEAGPNPCPPIFVGVGIGGTFEKVAEMAKRALLREVEDKNPDPSLAEMETRLFEKINDLGIGPQGLGGRTTALAVKVETYPTHIAGLPAAVAINCHATRHEERIL, encoded by the coding sequence ATGAGAGAACTTAATGTGAAGGAAATTGAGGATGCCGTCAGGGAGATGTGCATAAGTTCGAACTACAACTTGCCGGCTGACATCTATAAAAAACTATCTGAGTCGGTAGATAATGAGGAGTCAGCAATTGGTAAAGGCATTCTGAAGAATATACTCATAAACGCTGATTTGGCAAAGAAAAACAGAGTGCCAATCTGTCAAGACACCGGAATGGCGATACTGTTCATTGAGATTGGACAGGAAGTATGCTTGCTTGGCGGGGATTTTGAGGAAGCGGTGAATGAAGGAGTAAGAAAGGGCTACAGTGAAGGCTATCTCAGAAAATCGATAGTAAGGGATCCACTTCTACGCGATAACACCGGGGACAATACCCCTGCAGTCATTCATTTAAAAATAGTGCCGGGGGACAGGGTGAAGATTGTAGTCGCTCCGAAGGGATTCGGAAGCGAAAACATGAGCCGTATAAAAATGCTAAAGCCATCTGACGGAATGAAGGGAGTGGAGGATTTCGTGCTGCAAGCCGTATCGGAAGCCGGCCCAAATCCGTGTCCACCTATTTTTGTGGGTGTCGGAATAGGAGGCACATTCGAAAAGGTTGCAGAGATGGCCAAAAGAGCTCTTTTAAGAGAGGTGGAAGACAAAAATCCTGATCCTTCATTGGCAGAAATGGAGACTCGCCTTTTTGAGAAGATTAACGATTTGGGAATAGGACCGCAGGGACTCGGAGGAAGAACAACGGCACTTGCTGTAAAGGTGGAAACTTATCCAACGCATATTGCCGGATTGCCGGCTGCGGTGGCAATAAACTGCCATGCTACTCGTCATGAAGAAAGAATACTTTAA
- the msrB gene encoding peptide-methionine (R)-S-oxide reductase MsrB produces MGNKGKVEFDKNKRLGELTKLEIDVTQSDATEPSFDNDYWDNKAEGIYVDIVAGEPLFSSKDKYKSGTGWPSFTKPLEPGNIVEKVDRKLLSKRIEIRSLQADSHLGHVFTDGPAPTGLRYCMNSASLRFIPKDKLTEEGYGEYEKIFETK; encoded by the coding sequence ATGGGAAACAAAGGAAAGGTTGAATTTGACAAAAACAAAAGATTGGGAGAACTAACAAAACTTGAGATTGATGTAACACAAAGCGATGCCACTGAGCCTTCTTTCGACAATGATTATTGGGACAATAAGGCGGAAGGTATCTATGTTGACATAGTAGCGGGTGAGCCTCTTTTCAGTTCGAAAGATAAATACAAATCAGGTACAGGATGGCCAAGCTTTACGAAGCCTCTTGAACCGGGCAATATAGTTGAAAAGGTGGACAGAAAACTTTTAAGCAAAAGGATTGAAATAAGGAGCCTCCAAGCTGATTCCCATTTGGGACATGTTTTTACAGACGGCCCGGCTCCAACGGGGTTAAGGTATTGCATGAATTCGGCATCACTTAGATTCATTCCAAAGGATAAGTTGACCGAGGAAGGCTATGGAGAATATGAAAAGATATTTGAAACTAAATAA
- a CDS encoding HAD hydrolase-like protein → MVFGWDKDPEKRKPSPYPLEEIMKAFDLKPSELLMVDDLKPGLEMARSAGIDFAAAGWAYEIPEIHRFMKDESDYYFKTVTDFKDIVLNRK, encoded by the coding sequence ATGGTTTTTGGCTGGGACAAGGATCCTGAAAAGAGGAAACCGAGTCCATATCCTTTGGAAGAAATAATGAAAGCCTTTGACCTAAAGCCGTCGGAACTGCTAATGGTTGACGACTTGAAGCCCGGGCTTGAAATGGCAAGAAGTGCGGGGATTGATTTTGCTGCAGCAGGATGGGCCTATGAAATTCCGGAGATACACAGATTCATGAAAGATGAATCTGATTATTATTTTAAAACCGTCACGGATTTTAAAGATATAGTTTTGAACAGAAAGTGA
- a CDS encoding permease, giving the protein MRIIYLYGLATLLLALSFHYSKEKTKMALKKAWKSFSKIFPALLGILILVGVLLAVFDADFITKIIGEESGWFGVFLSASVGAITLIPGFIAFPTASVSVRNVFNGGARTGHGFWLGQGS; this is encoded by the coding sequence ATGAGGATTATTTATCTATATGGATTGGCAACGTTGCTTTTGGCATTGTCATTCCATTATAGCAAAGAAAAGACAAAAATGGCGCTTAAGAAAGCATGGAAATCCTTTAGCAAGATATTTCCTGCGCTCTTGGGAATATTGATTTTGGTGGGCGTGCTTCTTGCTGTTTTCGATGCCGATTTTATAACAAAAATAATAGGAGAAGAATCGGGATGGTTTGGTGTTTTTTTGTCCGCGTCAGTGGGAGCCATTACCCTTATACCGGGTTTCATAGCCTTCCCGACGGCTTCTGTTTCTGTTCGAAATGTCTTCAATGGGGGCGCCCGAACCGGACATGGTTTTTGGCTGGGACAAGGATCCTGA
- the mnmA gene encoding tRNA 2-thiouridine(34) synthase MnmA — protein sequence MSMKLNHNKVAVAMSGGIDSSVTAFLLKRIGYEVIGVTMYLYDEIGEDGLPAPQKEIFEARRIAESLGIQHHVADFRPAFDWVVKQPFAKAYAEGKTPNLCVECNRQIKYGKLLEYAMEMGAYYLATGHYASVEFDDESNRHRLYCAKAEDKDQSYLLHRLGQGQLSHVLLPLGDVFSKDQVREAALEMGIDFVKKKDNKDICFVPGKNFINFVEASMHSAVMPGEFVDMEGNVLGVHDGIARYTIGQRKGLGDTFDRRYCIVAIDTENNRVVLGEDAETYASEISVERVNFIPFGSLQLPIKVKIKVCQLGWFLDGEIFPERDKTVRVVFDKPERAPALGQWAVFYRDGEVLGGGIIQHIKRGFKE from the coding sequence ATGAGTATGAAACTGAATCACAACAAAGTGGCCGTTGCCATGAGCGGAGGCATTGACAGCTCGGTAACGGCTTTCTTATTGAAAAGAATAGGATATGAGGTTATTGGTGTCACCATGTATCTGTATGATGAAATTGGCGAGGATGGACTTCCTGCGCCGCAGAAGGAAATATTTGAAGCCCGCAGGATTGCGGAATCTTTGGGAATTCAGCATCATGTAGCCGATTTTCGTCCTGCATTTGATTGGGTTGTAAAACAGCCGTTTGCGAAGGCGTATGCCGAAGGCAAAACTCCTAATCTATGTGTGGAATGCAATAGGCAGATAAAATACGGAAAACTTTTGGAATACGCTATGGAAATGGGAGCATACTATCTTGCTACAGGCCATTACGCGTCAGTTGAATTCGATGATGAATCGAATCGTCATAGGCTCTATTGCGCTAAAGCGGAAGATAAGGACCAGTCCTATCTTTTGCATAGGTTGGGACAGGGTCAGCTTTCCCATGTGTTGCTGCCATTGGGGGATGTGTTTTCCAAAGACCAAGTTAGAGAGGCGGCTCTTGAGATGGGGATTGACTTTGTGAAAAAAAAGGACAACAAGGATATTTGTTTTGTTCCGGGAAAAAACTTCATTAATTTTGTAGAGGCGAGTATGCATAGTGCCGTGATGCCCGGGGAATTTGTAGACATGGAAGGGAATGTACTTGGCGTGCACGATGGGATAGCTCGTTATACAATAGGCCAAAGAAAAGGGCTTGGTGATACATTCGACCGTCGCTACTGTATTGTGGCTATAGATACTGAAAACAACCGAGTGGTTTTGGGGGAGGATGCCGAAACTTACGCGAGCGAAATTAGTGTGGAAAGGGTTAATTTTATACCATTTGGCTCATTGCAATTGCCTATTAAGGTGAAGATAAAGGTTTGCCAATTGGGATGGTTCCTGGACGGGGAGATATTCCCTGAAAGGGACAAAACGGTCCGGGTTGTTTTTGACAAGCCTGAAAGGGCTCCTGCTCTAGGGCAATGGGCGGTTTTCTATAGGGATGGGGAAGTGCTCGGAGGCGGAATTATTCAGCATATAAAAAGGGGATTTAAAGAATGA
- a CDS encoding YdbC family protein, giving the protein MALKFEIKKDIGVLSESGSGWKKELNLVSWNDRDPKYDIRDWDPDHGKMGKGITLSREEAVALRDMLNKTEL; this is encoded by the coding sequence ATGGCTCTAAAGTTCGAAATTAAAAAGGATATAGGCGTTTTATCGGAATCGGGCAGTGGATGGAAAAAGGAATTGAATCTTGTAAGCTGGAACGATAGAGATCCTAAATACGACATAAGAGATTGGGATCCGGATCATGGGAAAATGGGCAAGGGTATAACTCTTTCTAGGGAAGAGGCTGTTGCCCTCCGAGATATGCTTAACAAAACAGAGCTTTGA
- a CDS encoding glutaredoxin family protein: MKTIMMYTSPTUPHCRTAKKFLGEKGYKYVEKNVQEDKVAQKKMMDMGLRGVPAFIIGDEVIVGLDTARIEAALDYKVEKCPHCEQKMRIPKGEGKVRVNCSNCGKEFETRT, from the coding sequence ATGAAAACGATTATGATGTACACTAGTCCTACGTGACCCCATTGCCGTACGGCCAAGAAGTTTCTTGGAGAAAAAGGATACAAATACGTTGAAAAGAATGTTCAGGAGGATAAAGTGGCTCAAAAGAAAATGATGGACATGGGCTTGAGAGGAGTTCCTGCTTTTATAATAGGGGATGAAGTCATCGTGGGCTTGGATACGGCGCGCATAGAAGCGGCCTTGGATTACAAGGTTGAGAAATGTCCTCATTGCGAACAAAAGATGCGGATTCCAAAGGGAGAAGGAAAGGTTCGGGTAAATTGTTCGAATTGTGGCAAGGAGTTTGAAACAAGGACATAG
- a CDS encoding 4Fe-4S binding protein, which yields MAYRIDKESCIGCGACEAVCPVSCITEVEEDKRLIDEDACISCGACADACPVDCIKEV from the coding sequence ATGGCTTATAGAATTGACAAGGAAAGTTGCATTGGCTGCGGAGCATGCGAGGCGGTCTGCCCGGTTAGCTGTATTACAGAGGTTGAAGAAGATAAGCGTTTGATCGATGAAGATGCCTGTATAAGTTGCGGAGCTTGCGCCGATGCTTGTCCGGTTGACTGTATCAAAGAAGTATAG
- a CDS encoding diguanylate cyclase, with the protein MNAREDCHERVFSILLVTTLLIILSVGFAYAAEEPLKAVIKSMPDMMFVLDNEGVFIENMMEPKEAAEFIGGEFSGKSIEDIFPGNMAKTLRNEFNRFVETGAENTIEISLAEMGINNQYDVRFASIGDEYVLAIARDITESNEAKQKLYNMSIKDTLTGVYNRNYFERKLSEMDGGNGNFGILVCDVDALKLVNDILGHIAGDEYLKTVAEIIQMHLPQDAFVARVGGDEFAILLKDTSPDELEKLNLGIKEDLRNEKKDYSFVSTNLSVGYGVRNKNAATIRELYKFADDEMYREKTNHRYTRNNGDLSLLTNMLEARSFETESHAKRMEENCIKIGKVLGFTESRLNKISLLAKFHDIGKIGIRDSILLKPDKLTAVEFEEMKTHSEIGYRIANSLPDIEHVAEYIYKHHEWYDGTGYPFGLKQDEIPLECRILSVTDAYDAMINDRPYRSALGKEMAIAELNRCSGKQFDPHIVSVFLDIVEKEES; encoded by the coding sequence TTGAATGCGAGAGAGGATTGCCATGAAAGAGTTTTTTCTATTTTACTTGTGACAACTTTATTGATTATTTTATCTGTTGGTTTTGCCTATGCTGCCGAAGAACCTTTGAAGGCTGTAATCAAATCCATGCCAGATATGATGTTTGTTTTGGACAATGAAGGGGTTTTTATAGAAAACATGATGGAGCCGAAAGAGGCGGCGGAATTTATCGGAGGTGAATTTTCCGGCAAATCAATCGAAGATATTTTTCCGGGCAACATGGCGAAAACCCTTAGAAATGAATTCAATCGATTTGTTGAGACGGGAGCCGAAAACACGATTGAAATATCTCTTGCCGAAATGGGAATCAATAATCAATACGATGTTAGATTCGCAAGCATTGGAGATGAATACGTCCTTGCAATAGCTAGAGACATAACCGAAAGCAACGAGGCGAAGCAGAAGCTATATAATATGAGTATAAAAGATACTCTTACAGGCGTTTACAACAGGAATTATTTCGAGAGGAAATTGTCTGAAATGGACGGTGGAAATGGAAATTTCGGGATACTTGTCTGCGACGTTGATGCGCTCAAGCTTGTCAACGATATACTTGGCCACATCGCAGGGGACGAGTATCTAAAGACGGTAGCTGAAATAATACAAATGCATCTTCCGCAAGATGCATTTGTGGCAAGAGTGGGCGGCGACGAATTTGCGATTCTTTTAAAAGACACATCGCCGGACGAACTTGAAAAGCTGAATTTGGGAATAAAGGAAGATTTGAGGAATGAAAAAAAAGATTATTCTTTTGTCTCGACAAATCTTTCGGTGGGTTATGGCGTTCGAAATAAAAATGCTGCAACAATAAGGGAACTTTATAAATTTGCAGATGACGAAATGTATAGGGAAAAGACAAATCACAGGTATACGAGAAATAACGGAGACCTTTCTCTTTTGACTAATATGCTTGAGGCGAGGAGCTTCGAAACCGAATCTCATGCAAAAAGGATGGAGGAGAATTGCATAAAAATCGGCAAGGTATTGGGTTTTACTGAAAGCCGTCTAAATAAGATTTCGCTTTTGGCAAAATTTCATGACATAGGCAAGATAGGCATAAGGGACAGCATTCTATTAAAGCCCGACAAATTGACAGCTGTTGAATTTGAGGAAATGAAGACGCATTCCGAAATCGGATACAGAATAGCGAACTCTCTTCCGGACATAGAGCATGTCGCTGAATATATTTACAAGCATCACGAGTGGTATGACGGAACTGGTTATCCTTTCGGGCTTAAGCAGGACGAGATTCCCCTTGAATGCAGGATTCTTTCGGTTACAGATGCTTATGATGCAATGATTAATGACAGACCGTACCGAAGTGCTTTGGGAAAGGAAATGGCTATAGCCGAATTGAATCGCTGCAGTGGAAAACAATTCGACCCACACATAGTATCGGTTTTTCTAGACATTGTAGAAAAAGAAGAGAGTTGA